One window of the Oncorhynchus gorbuscha isolate QuinsamMale2020 ecotype Even-year linkage group LG17, OgorEven_v1.0, whole genome shotgun sequence genome contains the following:
- the LOC124001669 gene encoding zinc finger protein 8-like, with amino-acid sequence MANCVVFHTQIASIMEVLANAAVADICKLVDDDYAVFRLEMTRSQKENRALRRKLHLLEPKVARERADRTTRERVLASRPSSVKILDRNRGMARGEGHLTGGYRSFVKQAGHKTCRDDQPITVDEGIGTSTQNVIVIEPADAEAAGPGVKLERSEGDEDPRHSRNIQTGAAGVPPVATEDPSTTVVPPRIRRSITEDSGTQDTILKSETDTLTVTQRILHTRSDPEILGLGGLGCRSSPSSEYLLYGNPRTVLSHQDSGNSLQTGNDPSCSYTAETGMIPGDMPVGLDTQTNPMRGDWNRYSSSVYSEECLDEKGDGLALDDVTVKVEGDAPLTWNEVETHLGEGHSQGNSRDFLDYRENLETNLNVTTNSSLHSVSMSMTPSDSQGLFDQVLNSNDQRSKARGGGAKTGGKEKRFLCMFCNKGFSCPQKVEIHQRVHTGEKPYSCTQCHMRFAHAGNLKRHQRVHTGEKPYSCQQCEKRFSHQHHLKMHLKVHTGERPFRE; translated from the exons ATGGCTAACTGtgtggtttttcacactcaaatagcctccatcatggaggtactagcgaatgcagccgtggcagatatctgtaaactcgtagacgacgactatgcagtgtttcgtttggaaatgactcgaagccagaaagaaaacagggcATTGCGGAGGAAACTACACCTATTGGAACCAAAGGTTGCACGGGAGCGCGCAGATAGAACAACGCGAGAGCGCGTCCTCGCCAGTCGTCCCAGTAGTGTCAAGATCCTCGACCGAAACAGAGGAATGGCAAGAG GTGAAGGACATCTCACTGGAGGCTACAGGAGCTTTGTGAAGCAAGCGGGACACAAAACATGTAgagatgaccaaccaatcacTGTTGACGAGGGGATTGGAACCTCAACCCAGAACGTTATCGTGATAGAA CCTGCAGACGCAGAGGCTGCAGGTCCTGGGGTCAAGCTGGAGAGGTCTGAAGGAGACGAGGACCCACGACACAGCAGAAACATCCAGACTGGAGCGGCTGGAGTGCCTCCTGTAGCCACAGAGGATCCCTCCACCACCGTAGTGCCGCCCAGGATCCGACGCAGCATCACAGAGGACAGTGGAACGCAGGACACCATCctcaagtcagagacagacacttTAACTGTAACACAAAGGATTTTACACACCAGATCTGACCCAGAGATACTGGGGCTGGGGGGACTGGGCTGTCGTTCTTCTCCCAGCTCAGAGTATTTACTTTACGGTAACCCGAGGACGGTTCTGTCCCATCAGGACTCAGGTAACTCATTACAGACTGGCAATGATCCATCTTGTTCATACACTGCCGAGACAGGGATGATACCTGGTGACATGCCTGTGGGCTTAGATACACAGACTAATCCAATGAGAGGGGACTGGAaccggtacagtagtagtgtatatTCTGAAGAGTGCCTAGATGAGAAAGGGGATGGTCTGGCCTTAGATGATGTGACTGTGAAAGTGGAGGGCGACGCTCCTCTGACATGGAATGAAGTCGAGACTCATTTAGGAGAAGGACACTCGCAAGGCAACAGCAGAGACTTCTTAGACTACAGGGAAAACTTGGAGACAAATCTAAATGTCACAACCAATTCCTCTTTACACTCAGTGTCCATGTCGATGACACCTTCCGATTCACAAGGCCTATTCGATCAGGTATTGAACTCAAATGACCAAAGATCCAAGGCTCGGGGAGGGGGAGCAAAAACAGGCGGTAAAGAGAAGcggttcctctgcatgttctgtaacaaaggcttcagctgccctcagaaggtggagatccaccagagggtACACACAGGGGAAAAACCCtacagctgtacccagtgtcacatgcgGTTCGCCCATGCTGGCAACCtaaagaggcaccagagggtccacacaggggagaaaccctacagctgcCAACAGTGTGAGAAGCGGTTCTCCCACCAGCACCATCTGAAGatgcacctgaaggtccacacgGGAGAGAGGCCATTCAGAGAGTAA